A part of Candidatus Bathyarchaeia archaeon genomic DNA contains:
- a CDS encoding DUF61 family protein produces MLQNELRRLNTHLPKNRKTIRELMTEDQPTVPTVGGEKLALKKSEVEDLRAELPDELLDRVKLPIVLLRRRDLGAGAFTLLGDTYEEYALSKLLGENKGTLADFIRSRPSSLVFYKPHVSELMRRFHSLIIIGFGLSD; encoded by the coding sequence ATGCTCCAGAATGAGTTGCGGAGGCTCAACACACATCTTCCAAAGAATAGAAAAACCATTAGAGAATTGATGACTGAAGACCAGCCAACCGTTCCTACTGTGGGAGGGGAGAAGCTCGCTCTGAAAAAATCTGAAGTTGAAGACTTGAGAGCCGAGTTGCCAGACGAATTGCTTGACAGGGTCAAGCTTCCCATCGTTTTATTGAGGAGGAGGGACCTGGGAGCGGGCGCGTTCACGCTACTAGGAGATACGTACGAGGAATACGCCCTATCGAAGTTGCTAGGCGAGAACAAAGGAACTCTCGCAGACTTCATACGATCAAGGCCATCGTCTCTGGTCTTCTACAAACCCCATGTCAGCGAATTGATGCGCCGGTTTCACTCACTAATAATAATTGGATTCGGCCTGTCCGATTAG
- a CDS encoding fibrillarin-like rRNA/tRNA 2'-O-methyltransferase, whose product MYLIGREGQERLGTLSLAPGESVYGEEIVKVGDEEYRVWDPYRSKLAAAILKGLGKIPFRAKSNVLYLGAASGTTVSHVSDIVGPEGKVFGVEFAQRSFRDLVNNVSKRRGNTVPIFEDARFPSRYRSLVSEVDSVYCDIAQPDQGRILAENLDTFLKQPDEFLMAIKARSVDVTRDPNVIFRQEADVLKKRGYAIEEMVRLDPFEKDHCMVRGKK is encoded by the coding sequence ATCTATCTGATCGGGAGGGAAGGGCAAGAGAGACTAGGTACCCTCAGCCTAGCACCGGGCGAGAGCGTTTACGGAGAGGAAATCGTCAAAGTTGGCGATGAAGAGTATCGAGTATGGGATCCATACAGGAGTAAACTCGCCGCTGCGATCCTGAAGGGACTTGGCAAGATCCCGTTCAGGGCAAAGTCGAACGTCCTGTACTTGGGCGCTGCGAGCGGCACAACTGTAAGCCACGTAAGCGACATCGTAGGGCCTGAAGGGAAAGTATTCGGCGTTGAATTTGCACAAAGATCATTCAGAGACCTAGTCAATAACGTATCGAAGAGAAGAGGCAATACCGTACCGATATTCGAGGATGCGCGGTTCCCGAGCCGGTATAGGAGTCTTGTCTCCGAAGTTGATTCAGTCTACTGTGATATCGCGCAACCAGACCAAGGAAGAATATTGGCGGAGAACCTTGATACATTTCTGAAACAGCCAGATGAGTTCCTTATGGCGATAAAGGCGCGCAGTGTTGACGTGACTAGGGATCCAAACGTTATCTTTCGGCAGGAAGCCGATGTTCTGAAAAAGCGGGGCTACGCGATCGAGGAGATGGTTAGATTGGACCCCTTCGAGAAAGACCACTGCATGGTTCGAGGAAAGAAATAG